One part of the Acidimicrobiia bacterium genome encodes these proteins:
- a CDS encoding sterol desaturase family protein has product MDPTVAAIPVFFGTMGAEHAWLRAHAGARGPTAADYERRDTITSLTMGTASLLAPIVVPKLLGPFTPGKGKYGKALVGTALTAAAVTTLADLVASLEEPTDAPLITRSRRRRARRAARKIASAAGVTAIVSGGIAITTAFASRTSARRLWDRRVVRDLGAGPFALLAAIFGWDLVYYWNHRFMHESRYMWAIHVVHHSSERYNLSTALRQPVADALGTFVPYGLLALAGIRPALIEEARGINLLYQYWFHTDTIRTMGPLEKVLNTPSHHRVHHGMNPRYIDRNHGSILIVWDKLFGTFEPEDDAVVYGLTKNLDTFNPLRVAAHEHFEMLRDVFHSKNWNERLSFVFRGPGWAYQRHRDAALVSAP; this is encoded by the coding sequence ATGGATCCGACGGTCGCCGCGATCCCGGTCTTCTTCGGCACGATGGGCGCCGAGCACGCGTGGCTGCGCGCCCATGCGGGCGCCCGGGGCCCGACCGCGGCCGACTACGAACGCCGCGACACCATCACGAGCCTCACGATGGGCACCGCGAGCCTCCTCGCGCCGATCGTCGTGCCGAAGCTGCTCGGGCCGTTCACACCGGGCAAGGGCAAGTACGGCAAGGCGCTCGTCGGCACCGCGCTGACCGCGGCCGCGGTGACGACGCTCGCGGATCTGGTCGCAAGTCTCGAGGAGCCCACCGACGCGCCGCTCATCACGCGCTCGCGACGGCGCCGGGCGCGGCGCGCGGCGCGCAAGATCGCGAGCGCGGCCGGGGTCACCGCGATCGTCAGCGGCGGGATCGCGATCACGACCGCGTTCGCATCGCGCACGAGCGCGCGGCGACTGTGGGACCGACGCGTCGTGCGCGATCTCGGCGCGGGACCGTTCGCGCTGCTCGCGGCGATCTTCGGCTGGGACCTCGTCTACTACTGGAATCACCGGTTCATGCACGAGAGCCGCTACATGTGGGCGATCCACGTCGTGCACCACTCGAGCGAGCGCTACAACCTGTCGACTGCGCTGCGGCAGCCGGTCGCCGATGCGCTCGGCACGTTCGTGCCCTACGGGCTGCTCGCGCTCGCCGGCATCCGCCCCGCGCTCATCGAAGAGGCGCGTGGGATCAACCTGCTCTACCAGTACTGGTTCCACACCGACACGATCCGCACGATGGGACCGCTGGAAAAGGTTCTCAACACGCCGTCGCACCACCGCGTGCATCACGGCATGAACCCGCGATACATCGACCGCAACCACGGCAGCATCCTGATCGTCTGGGACAAGCTCTTCGGGACGTTCGAGCCGGAGGACGACGCCGTCGTCTACGGGCTGACGAAGAACCTCGACACGTTCAATCCGCTGCGCGTCGCCGCGCACGAGCACTTCGAGATGCTGCGCGACGTGTTCCACTCCAAGAACTGGAACGAACGGCTCTCGTTCGTCTTCCGCGGTCCAGGTTGGGCGTATCAACGCCACCGGGACGCGGCACTAGTTTCGGCGCCGTGA
- a CDS encoding ABC transporter permease subunit, with protein sequence MTALVRTEFVKAARRVRTLVVVLLLVGLPALIVTAIHARGDRPGDGSGGPADGLFRLARQSGLLVPAAVLAALSAFLLVVIAGTFAGDSVAGDAGWGNLRYLLMRPVARGRLLAAKAFVAGVLIWASTILAALAGLGAGVLLFGWHPVRVPFFVSNGTFVEFTRLSTTVMLERNALATAYVAFGFTALLALGTLFSTLTDSAASAIGATIGVYIVSEILDAITALGRVRYGFPTHYAESWTSMFTQARFSHDMITGIVVQILYLVVAGGAAFVVFQRKDIRS encoded by the coding sequence GTGACCGCGCTCGTCCGCACGGAGTTCGTGAAGGCGGCGCGGCGCGTGCGCACGCTCGTCGTCGTGCTCCTGCTCGTCGGACTGCCCGCGTTGATCGTCACCGCGATCCACGCACGCGGCGACCGGCCCGGCGACGGCAGCGGTGGACCCGCCGACGGTCTGTTCCGGCTGGCGCGCCAGAGCGGACTGCTCGTGCCCGCGGCGGTGCTCGCAGCCTTGAGTGCATTCCTGCTCGTCGTGATCGCGGGCACGTTCGCGGGCGACTCCGTCGCCGGCGACGCCGGCTGGGGCAACCTCCGCTACCTGCTGATGCGGCCGGTTGCCCGCGGTCGCCTACTCGCGGCCAAGGCGTTCGTCGCGGGCGTGCTCATCTGGGCGTCGACGATCCTCGCCGCGCTCGCGGGCCTCGGCGCGGGCGTGCTGCTGTTCGGCTGGCATCCGGTGCGGGTGCCGTTCTTCGTGAGCAACGGCACCTTCGTCGAGTTCACGCGCCTCTCGACCACGGTCATGCTCGAGCGGAACGCGCTCGCGACCGCGTACGTCGCGTTCGGCTTCACTGCGCTGCTCGCCCTCGGCACGTTGTTCTCGACGCTCACCGATTCCGCCGCGAGCGCGATCGGTGCGACGATCGGCGTGTACATCGTGTCGGAGATCCTCGACGCGATCACGGCGCTCGGACGCGTCCGCTACGGCTTCCCGACGCACTACGCGGAGTCGTGGACGTCGATGTTCACGCAGGCGCGCTTCTCGCACGACATGATCACCGGCATCGTCGTGCAGATCTTGTACCTGGTCGTCGCGGGCGGGGCCGCGTTCGTGGTGTTCCAGCGCAAGGACATCCGCTCCTGA